The Desulfonatronum lacustre DSM 10312 region GCCGTGGAGCGGGGCAAACGACGCACGGACTACCATTATGCGGTGATCATGGTGGACCTGGACAAGTTCAAGGCGGTCAACGACACCCTGGGCCACCAGGCCGGCGATGACCTGTTGATCGAAGTGGGCCGTCGGCTGTCCGGATGCGTCCGGTCCATGGACACCGTGGCCCGGCTGGGCGGAGACGAGTTCGCGCTGATTCTGGAGGAATTGGCCTCGGAGGAGGAAGCCCTGACCATTGTCCGGCGGATTGAGGAAACCCTGCGCCGGTCCCTGGTGCTGGTTTCCGGTGAAGTCCGGCCCGAGGCCAGCATCGGGGTGGTCATGCACTCCGGGGAGTACGCCCGGGCCGAGGATATCCTGCGCGACGCGGACATCGCCATGTACCGGGCCAAGGAACTGCGCTGCGGCAATCTGCTCTTCGACCGCTCCATGCGCCTGGAACTGCAGGAATCCATGAACATGGAAAACGAGCTGCGTCTGGCAGTAGGCGACGAAGCCTTGGCCGTGCACTACCAGCCCATCATTCGCGTGGACGACGGCGGGCTGGAGGGCTTCGAGGCTCTGTTGCGCTGGAATCACCCGACCATGGGCCAGGTGCCGCCTTCCCGGTTCATTCCTCTGGCCGAAGAAACCGGGCTGATCCTGCCTCTGGGCCGGTTCGTAATGCGGGAAGCTTGCCGTCAGTTGGCTTTATGGCGTGAAGAACTGCCCGGTGGCACCGATCTGTCCATGAGCGTGAACGTCTCCTGCCTGCAATTCTTGCGGGATAATATCGTGGATTACGTGGCCGAGGTGCTCCGAGATCTGGACCTGAAGCCGGAAGCCCTGAAGCTGGAAATCACCGAAACCGTGCTGATGCACGATCCGGCCCACACGGCCCGGGAGCTGCAACGGCTCAAGGACCTGGGCGTGCGGATCGCCATCGACGACTTCGGTACCGGCTATTCCTCCTTGAGCTATCTCCAGCAGCTGCCCATCGATCACCTGAAAATCGACCGCTCCTTCATCAGCGGCACCGAGCAGTCCGAAGGCAACCCGCACATCGTCAACTCGATCATCTCCCTGGCCAGGGCTCTGGGGCTCTCGGTCATCGCCGAAGGCGTGGAGCGGGAGGAACAGCTGTCCTGCCTGCGCGATCTGCGCTGCGACAACGCCCAAGGCTTCATGTTTTCCTGTCCGTTGGACGCAAAAGGGGCAGCGGGGTATATTGCGCGCTGTTTTGAGGAGCGGGAGAAATAGCCGATAAACGATCCGTTCGCGAAGGTGCTTCTTCAAGGAGTCA contains the following coding sequences:
- a CDS encoding sensor domain-containing protein, which gives rise to MEANLPEGAEAFMQLFAGSPNAVVLRDQEGRMVVHNAVFERMFGPLGARAAGEAKPRLRDILQPCTGFDVQAERVWSGDADFQGVDVCWRAIGGRTVETCASQFSIAMADGRRFSWCIFVDISDRKQAERMLQDAETKYRSIFVNAVEGIFQTTPDGRYLDVNPSLARIYGYASPQEMIRAFRDIKTQLYVDPLRRDEFVRVMDQNHEVWDFVSEIYKKDGSRIWISENARAVYDDRGNIAYFEGTVVDITRRKLAEEALETQRELFTQLFANSPQAIVLTDMDRNVINANQAFERLFGFRAEDIRGFSIRGFIVPEELMADMETFRAAVLSGNSMQAETQRRHKDGRLIPVSMIGFPLMVRGVIQGVVFIYQDISERKAFEEQITHQAFHDGLTGLPNRSLFAERLARAVERGKRRTDYHYAVIMVDLDKFKAVNDTLGHQAGDDLLIEVGRRLSGCVRSMDTVARLGGDEFALILEELASEEEALTIVRRIEETLRRSLVLVSGEVRPEASIGVVMHSGEYARAEDILRDADIAMYRAKELRCGNLLFDRSMRLELQESMNMENELRLAVGDEALAVHYQPIIRVDDGGLEGFEALLRWNHPTMGQVPPSRFIPLAEETGLILPLGRFVMREACRQLALWREELPGGTDLSMSVNVSCLQFLRDNIVDYVAEVLRDLDLKPEALKLEITETVLMHDPAHTARELQRLKDLGVRIAIDDFGTGYSSLSYLQQLPIDHLKIDRSFISGTEQSEGNPHIVNSIISLARALGLSVIAEGVEREEQLSCLRDLRCDNAQGFMFSCPLDAKGAAGYIARCFEEREK